One Myxococcus xanthus genomic window carries:
- a CDS encoding PhpK family radical SAM P-methyltransferase: MAESTRRDCIVIGYNETPFDEYEAGIRRFGEDSEAYRDLKFSFIELEGKRLNYVDLLNHVYCRALPSGTPHAAFRSGGIPSLAAVYLCSFLGRRGHDVTYLNLFQHEKERLAELLAQNPRTVAITTTFYVLNDPVIEMVQFIRQHNPDVRIIVGGPLVSNHHRRYEGNELAVVLDDLGADIYVVESQGELTLSRVLDRLKAGQELSDVPNLIYPAEGGPVRAGRYRINPPQAESNSLDENIIDWRGMAESPLGPTLQTRTARSCAYSCSFCAYPMRAGSLTLAGMDAVARELDAMAELGTQNVVFIDDTFNVPLKRFKELCRLLIERRYGFNWFSYFRCSNSDDEAVDLAAQSGCRGVFLGIESGSPRILANMNKAATVEKYVSGMKRLHAHGILTFASFILGFPGETEETVEETLAFIQETRPDYYRTQLWYCEPGTAVDAKRQQYGITGQGFIWRHDTMESLEAMDHIDRMFLTVKDSVWLPQWSFDFWIIPYLLGRGLQTEQFKALMRLAHQLLALEIASVSSETKRAQQRNYVGQMEALVRQWNGASSQAVLAGR, translated from the coding sequence ATGGCGGAGTCGACACGTCGCGATTGCATCGTCATCGGGTACAACGAGACCCCGTTCGACGAGTACGAAGCCGGAATCAGGCGCTTTGGCGAGGACTCCGAAGCGTATCGGGATCTGAAGTTCAGCTTCATCGAGCTCGAAGGCAAGCGGCTCAACTACGTGGACTTGCTGAACCACGTGTACTGCAGAGCCCTCCCCTCGGGGACGCCACACGCGGCGTTCCGCTCTGGAGGCATCCCTAGCCTCGCTGCCGTCTATCTCTGCAGCTTCCTGGGCCGCCGTGGCCACGACGTGACGTACCTCAACCTGTTCCAGCACGAGAAGGAGCGCCTGGCCGAGCTGCTCGCTCAAAACCCTCGCACGGTGGCCATCACCACCACCTTCTACGTCCTCAATGATCCCGTCATCGAGATGGTGCAGTTCATCCGCCAGCACAACCCCGACGTCCGGATCATCGTCGGCGGTCCGCTGGTTTCCAACCATCACCGGCGCTACGAGGGGAATGAGCTCGCGGTGGTGCTCGACGACCTCGGCGCGGACATCTACGTCGTCGAGAGCCAGGGCGAACTCACGCTCTCGCGGGTACTCGACCGGCTGAAGGCGGGCCAGGAGCTGAGCGACGTCCCCAACCTCATCTACCCCGCCGAGGGAGGGCCCGTCCGCGCCGGGCGCTACCGCATCAACCCACCGCAGGCGGAAAGCAACTCCCTCGATGAGAACATCATCGACTGGCGCGGCATGGCGGAGAGCCCCCTGGGCCCCACGCTCCAGACCCGCACCGCCCGGAGCTGTGCATACAGTTGCTCGTTCTGTGCCTATCCCATGCGTGCTGGCAGCCTGACCTTGGCGGGCATGGATGCGGTGGCACGCGAACTGGACGCGATGGCCGAGCTGGGCACCCAGAACGTCGTCTTCATTGACGATACGTTCAACGTGCCGCTGAAGCGCTTCAAGGAACTGTGCCGGTTGCTGATCGAGCGCCGCTACGGCTTCAACTGGTTCTCCTATTTCCGGTGCAGCAACTCGGACGACGAGGCCGTGGACCTGGCGGCGCAGAGCGGGTGCCGCGGCGTCTTCCTTGGGATTGAATCCGGCTCGCCGCGAATCCTTGCCAACATGAACAAGGCCGCGACGGTCGAGAAATACGTGAGCGGCATGAAGCGGCTGCATGCCCACGGCATCCTCACCTTCGCGTCATTCATCCTGGGCTTCCCCGGCGAGACGGAAGAGACGGTCGAGGAGACCCTCGCGTTCATCCAGGAGACGCGGCCGGACTACTACCGCACACAGCTTTGGTACTGCGAACCCGGTACTGCCGTGGATGCAAAGCGGCAGCAGTATGGGATTACCGGCCAGGGGTTCATCTGGCGGCACGACACCATGGAGAGCCTGGAGGCGATGGATCACATCGACCGGATGTTCCTCACGGTGAAGGACTCCGTTTGGTTGCCGCAGTGGTCATTCGACTTCTGGATCATCCCCTACCTGCTCGGGAGGGGGCTCCAGACGGAGCAGTTCAAGGCGCTGATGCGGCTTGCCCACCAGCTCCTTGCGCTGGAGATCGCCTCCGTCTCTTCGGAGACGAAGCGCGCCCAGCAGCGGAACTACGTGGGGCAGATGGAAGCGCTGGTGCGTCAATGGAACGGCGCATCCTCCCAAGCGGTGCTGGCCGGAAGATGA
- a CDS encoding non-ribosomal peptide synthetase — MTVLELVTELRQRGVRLWLEQEQLRCSAPKGVLTEELRASLRAHKSELIDFLREAHAATPTHAIIPSAPRPPRIPLSFAQQRLWFLDRLEPDSPLYNMAVPLRLRGPLNVEAFRRACSEVVRRHESLRTTFQMAEDQPFQHITPPAPHPVPLVSLEAHPPDGREAIASRMAREESSRPFDLTQGPLVRTTLLRLAPDDHVLLLTLHHIVSDGWSETVLVREVAAHYTAAPGTGPALPELPIQYADFALWQRSWLQGEVLERQLSYWRRQLAGAPQVLALPTDRLRPAAWSGAGASLASLIPTELAEALRAAARREGATLFMMLMAAFQALLHRYTGQDDIVVGTDVANRSRAETQGLIGFFVNQLALRTRFEGDPPFRELLGQVRATALDAYAHQDLPFEELVKVLNPERSRGHASIFQVKLLLQDVALSELSLPGLTIQPVEVEQASAKLDLTVFVAETPRGLECKWEYSTELFDAGTIRRMVAHYQRLLAGAVASPGCRISALPLLSADEEQQLLAVWNDTRTEYPHAACVHTLFEEQVRRTPESLAVLHEGFTLRYRELNERANQLARRLQAMGVGPETVVGLCLERGPELVVGLFGILKAGGAYLPLDPTYPSERLGFMLRDARVPVLVTLERIADRLPSQGEQLLCLDADQEPLAREATSNLEVPVTAGNLAYVLYTSGSTGTPKGAMIEHRGVVNYLSWSTGAYRVAEGSGAPVHSSISFDLTVTSLLAPLVAGKTVTLVPEDDRLEGLAKALRSKPDFSLVKLTPTHLRLLARQLDAAALAGQARALVIGGETLSAEALEPWRSHAPGTRLINEYGPTETVVGCCVHEATPDDARTGSVAIGRPIANTRLYVLDEHLRLVPVGVHGELYIGGDGVARGYLDRPELTAERFVPDPFGDVPGARLYRTGDRVRRFPDGVLDFLGRRDEQVKVRGYRIELGEIEGVLGQAPGVREVVVVAREDIEGSKRLVAYVVPNEGADVEPEVLRQLARAKLPEHLVPSVVVPLDALPLSPNGKVDRRALPAPEAIARESHDGYVAPRTRAQALLCSLGAELLRLERVGIRDNFFDLGGDSILGVQLIGRANRAGLHLTPKQLFDHQTFDELAAASGTGGSIIAEQGLVNGDVPLTPIQCWFFRQPQPAPHHFNQAVLLETHASFRSDLLKPALLALLAHHDALRLRFEETGHGWLQRCAELERAPVVSTFNLSGLSPEHQRRELEATAASLQERLDLQQGPLLRAVWFDLGQGKPGRLLLLAHHLAVDGFSWRVLLEDLQAAHQSLLQGREIHLPAKTTSYQHWSKRLREYAASAAPAFDYWRRMDCSNVARLPEDLPGASAASDTAADARTYTVELGEEETSALLREVPEAFRCGMNDVLLTALTSVLANWTGGRRWLVDLEGHGREPLFDDVDLSRTVGWFTSIFPVLLEAPAGDGLLELLESVKAQLQRIPNQGIDFGVLRYLRQDDAGGPPADKAQVLFNYLGQFDQVFAGDGLFQPAEESPGPTVSPLAPRTHALEVNGLIHAGRLRIGWAYSEARHHASTIARLAERFLQVLRELVALARAGGHRERVARFPLARLAPVSLERLLAEAPGTEDVYPLVLGQREMFEHTRAHPGAWAYFTQLSCQVVGTFSPEAFVAACQRVMERHPALRGSVAMESMAEPHQLVHRAPSLPVERLDWTKRTDSEAHILLEQFLEADREAGFSTDRPPLLRFTFIQLAPQACHLVWSSHHGMLDGWSMSLLLEEVFTVYGSLSRGVPVELPPRPPFRELVAWLQRQQPWRAEEYWRRELAGLAGPPATSLAPAGGQRPLEHARYAERTLEMAPATTMALQELARTHRLTLNTLVQGAWALVLANGPRTEEVVFGVTAAVRPVDLPGVEDMVGHLINTLPTRVRLVPGTPVLEWLVQLQAQQAEQRQFGHVPLSTLRRWTGLPDDSPLFDSVLRFENYPIRFVLERTAPGFTVEAMRIIDRWPYPLSLVAVPGPPLRLELGWQRDRIDEDTATRALAQMQYVLERLLGDPGQRLCALMEGLQEWAPPARVESGSGV, encoded by the coding sequence GGTCACAGAGCTGCGCCAGCGCGGCGTGAGGCTGTGGCTGGAGCAAGAGCAGCTCCGTTGCAGCGCGCCCAAGGGCGTGCTCACCGAGGAGCTGCGCGCGTCCTTGCGCGCCCACAAATCGGAGCTGATCGATTTCCTTCGAGAAGCCCACGCGGCCACCCCCACCCACGCCATCATCCCGAGCGCACCCCGGCCCCCGCGGATTCCGCTGTCGTTCGCGCAGCAGCGGCTGTGGTTCCTCGACCGGCTCGAGCCGGACAGCCCCCTGTACAACATGGCGGTGCCGCTCAGATTGCGCGGTCCGCTTAACGTGGAGGCATTCCGGCGCGCCTGCTCCGAGGTCGTGCGGCGTCACGAGTCGCTGCGCACCACCTTCCAGATGGCCGAGGACCAGCCATTCCAGCACATCACCCCGCCAGCACCCCATCCCGTCCCGTTGGTGTCGCTCGAGGCACATCCGCCTGATGGCCGAGAGGCGATTGCCTCGAGGATGGCTCGGGAAGAGTCCTCGCGGCCATTCGACCTGACCCAGGGGCCGCTCGTGCGGACCACCCTGCTGCGGCTCGCTCCGGACGATCACGTGCTGCTGCTCACCCTCCACCACATTGTCTCGGACGGTTGGTCTGAGACCGTGCTCGTGCGGGAGGTGGCCGCGCATTACACCGCGGCCCCCGGCACCGGGCCCGCGCTACCGGAGTTGCCCATCCAGTACGCGGACTTCGCGCTCTGGCAACGAAGCTGGCTCCAGGGGGAGGTGCTCGAACGCCAGCTCTCGTATTGGCGGCGGCAGCTCGCGGGCGCGCCGCAGGTGCTCGCGTTGCCAACGGACCGGCTGCGTCCGGCGGCGTGGAGTGGCGCGGGCGCCAGCCTGGCGTCCCTCATTCCCACGGAGCTGGCGGAGGCGCTCCGGGCAGCGGCCCGGCGCGAAGGCGCGACCCTGTTCATGATGCTGATGGCGGCGTTCCAAGCGCTCCTTCATCGCTACACCGGACAGGATGACATCGTCGTGGGCACGGACGTGGCCAATCGCAGCCGCGCCGAGACACAGGGGCTGATCGGCTTCTTCGTCAACCAGCTCGCGCTGCGCACCCGCTTCGAAGGAGATCCCCCATTCCGGGAGCTGCTCGGGCAGGTGCGCGCCACGGCGCTGGACGCGTACGCGCATCAGGACCTGCCTTTCGAGGAGCTGGTCAAGGTGCTCAATCCCGAGCGGAGCCGGGGCCATGCGTCCATCTTTCAAGTCAAACTCCTGCTCCAGGACGTGGCGCTCTCGGAGCTGTCGCTGCCCGGGCTCACGATTCAGCCGGTGGAGGTGGAACAGGCCTCCGCGAAATTGGACCTCACCGTCTTCGTGGCGGAGACGCCGCGGGGGCTGGAGTGCAAGTGGGAGTACAGCACGGAGCTGTTCGATGCAGGCACCATTCGCCGGATGGTGGCGCACTACCAGCGGCTCCTGGCGGGCGCGGTGGCATCCCCTGGCTGCCGCATCTCCGCGCTCCCGCTCCTGTCCGCGGACGAGGAGCAGCAATTACTCGCCGTCTGGAACGACACCCGGACGGAGTACCCCCACGCAGCCTGCGTTCATACGCTCTTCGAGGAACAGGTCCGCCGGACGCCCGAGTCCCTCGCGGTCCTTCACGAAGGCTTCACGCTCCGCTACCGCGAGCTGAACGAGCGGGCGAACCAGCTCGCCAGGCGCCTACAGGCGATGGGCGTTGGCCCCGAGACGGTGGTCGGCCTGTGCCTCGAGCGCGGTCCGGAGTTGGTGGTGGGCCTGTTCGGTATCCTCAAGGCGGGCGGTGCGTACCTCCCGCTCGACCCCACCTACCCCTCCGAGCGGCTCGGTTTCATGCTCCGGGACGCCCGCGTTCCAGTGCTGGTCACCCTCGAACGAATCGCCGATAGGCTCCCCTCGCAGGGAGAGCAACTGCTGTGCCTGGACGCGGACCAAGAGCCGCTGGCGCGCGAGGCGACGTCGAATCTGGAGGTCCCTGTCACCGCCGGAAACCTGGCGTATGTCCTCTACACCTCGGGCTCTACCGGCACGCCGAAGGGGGCGATGATTGAACACCGGGGGGTGGTGAACTACCTGAGCTGGAGCACCGGCGCGTACCGCGTGGCGGAGGGCTCGGGGGCTCCGGTGCATTCCTCCATCTCCTTCGACCTGACGGTGACGAGCCTCCTCGCGCCGCTGGTGGCAGGAAAGACGGTGACGCTGGTCCCAGAGGACGACCGGCTGGAGGGACTGGCCAAGGCACTCCGCTCGAAGCCAGATTTCAGCCTGGTCAAGCTGACGCCGACACACCTGAGGCTGCTCGCGCGGCAGCTCGACGCGGCGGCGCTGGCCGGACAGGCGCGAGCGCTCGTCATTGGCGGGGAGACCTTGAGTGCCGAAGCGCTGGAGCCCTGGAGGAGCCACGCACCAGGGACACGGCTCATCAATGAGTACGGGCCGACCGAGACGGTGGTGGGCTGCTGCGTCCACGAGGCAACGCCAGATGACGCCCGCACGGGGTCAGTAGCGATCGGCCGGCCGATCGCGAACACGCGGCTCTACGTGCTCGACGAGCACCTGCGCCTCGTACCGGTGGGAGTGCATGGGGAGCTCTATATCGGCGGGGACGGCGTGGCCCGCGGCTACCTCGACCGGCCGGAGCTGACCGCGGAGCGCTTCGTGCCGGATCCGTTCGGCGACGTCCCTGGCGCCAGGCTGTACCGGACTGGGGATCGGGTGCGCCGCTTCCCGGATGGAGTGCTGGACTTCCTCGGCCGCAGGGACGAGCAGGTCAAGGTGCGAGGATATCGCATCGAGCTGGGCGAGATTGAGGGGGTGCTCGGCCAGGCCCCCGGCGTCCGCGAAGTGGTGGTGGTCGCGCGCGAGGACATCGAGGGCAGCAAGCGGCTGGTGGCCTACGTGGTACCGAACGAAGGCGCGGACGTGGAGCCAGAGGTGCTGCGCCAGCTCGCTCGCGCGAAGCTCCCCGAGCACCTGGTCCCCTCGGTGGTGGTGCCACTGGACGCACTGCCCCTGTCGCCGAACGGCAAGGTGGACCGCAGGGCGCTCCCCGCGCCTGAGGCGATCGCACGCGAGTCCCACGACGGGTACGTCGCGCCTCGGACCCGTGCGCAAGCCCTGCTGTGCTCCCTCGGAGCCGAGCTCCTGCGCCTGGAACGGGTCGGCATCCGCGACAACTTCTTCGACCTCGGCGGCGACTCCATCCTGGGCGTGCAGCTTATCGGCCGGGCGAACCGGGCTGGCCTGCACCTGACCCCGAAGCAACTCTTCGATCACCAGACGTTCGATGAACTCGCTGCGGCGTCGGGTACCGGTGGGTCCATCATCGCGGAGCAGGGACTGGTCAATGGCGACGTCCCACTCACCCCGATCCAGTGCTGGTTCTTCCGGCAGCCCCAACCCGCCCCCCACCACTTCAACCAGGCTGTGCTGCTGGAAACCCACGCGTCCTTCCGCTCGGACCTCCTCAAGCCGGCGCTCCTGGCGCTCCTGGCCCATCACGACGCGCTCCGGCTGCGCTTTGAAGAAACCGGGCATGGCTGGCTCCAGCGCTGCGCCGAGCTGGAGCGCGCGCCAGTCGTGAGCACGTTCAATCTCTCTGGCTTGTCCCCGGAACATCAGCGCCGCGAGCTGGAGGCCACTGCGGCAAGCCTGCAAGAGCGCCTGGATCTCCAACAGGGCCCATTGCTGCGGGCCGTGTGGTTCGACCTCGGCCAAGGGAAGCCGGGGCGCCTGCTGCTCCTCGCCCATCACCTGGCCGTGGACGGCTTCTCCTGGCGCGTCCTGCTGGAGGATCTCCAAGCGGCGCACCAGTCCCTCCTTCAGGGACGCGAAATCCATCTCCCCGCGAAGACCACCTCGTACCAGCACTGGTCCAAACGGCTGCGCGAGTACGCAGCCTCCGCCGCCCCCGCCTTCGACTACTGGCGGCGGATGGATTGCTCCAACGTGGCAAGACTCCCGGAGGACCTGCCCGGAGCATCGGCCGCCAGCGACACCGCCGCGGACGCCCGGACGTACACCGTGGAACTCGGCGAGGAGGAGACGTCCGCGCTCCTCCGCGAGGTGCCTGAAGCGTTCCGCTGCGGGATGAACGATGTCCTGCTCACCGCGCTCACCTCCGTGCTGGCGAACTGGACGGGGGGCCGAAGGTGGCTCGTGGACCTGGAGGGCCATGGCCGGGAGCCGCTGTTCGATGACGTGGACCTCTCTCGCACGGTGGGGTGGTTCACCTCCATCTTCCCTGTCCTGCTCGAAGCCCCCGCGGGTGACGGCCTCCTGGAGCTGCTGGAGTCCGTGAAGGCCCAGCTCCAGCGCATCCCGAACCAGGGCATCGACTTCGGCGTCTTGCGCTACCTGCGCCAGGATGACGCCGGTGGCCCCCCCGCGGACAAAGCGCAGGTGCTGTTCAACTACCTGGGGCAATTCGATCAGGTGTTCGCGGGCGACGGCCTCTTTCAACCCGCGGAAGAGTCCCCTGGCCCGACCGTCAGCCCTTTGGCGCCGCGCACCCACGCGCTCGAAGTCAACGGACTCATCCACGCCGGTCGGTTGAGGATCGGCTGGGCTTACAGCGAGGCCCGCCACCACGCCTCGACAATCGCCCGACTCGCGGAGCGCTTCCTCCAGGTCCTCCGGGAGCTCGTCGCGCTCGCGCGCGCGGGCGGGCACCGGGAGCGCGTGGCCCGATTCCCGCTTGCACGGCTGGCACCGGTGTCTCTTGAGCGCCTGCTGGCGGAGGCGCCTGGCACGGAAGACGTGTATCCACTCGTGCTTGGCCAGCGCGAGATGTTCGAACACACGCGAGCCCACCCCGGGGCGTGGGCTTACTTCACCCAGCTCTCGTGCCAGGTGGTGGGCACCTTCTCGCCAGAAGCCTTCGTCGCGGCCTGCCAGCGTGTGATGGAGCGGCACCCGGCGCTCCGTGGCTCGGTGGCGATGGAGTCGATGGCGGAGCCCCACCAGCTCGTCCACCGCGCCCCCTCGCTCCCCGTCGAGCGGCTCGACTGGACGAAGCGAACGGACAGTGAGGCGCACATCCTGCTGGAGCAATTCCTCGAGGCGGACCGCGAGGCCGGCTTCAGCACAGACCGGCCGCCACTGCTACGGTTCACGTTCATCCAGCTCGCGCCTCAGGCGTGCCACCTCGTGTGGAGCAGCCACCACGGCATGCTCGACGGTTGGAGCATGTCCCTGCTGCTAGAAGAGGTGTTCACGGTCTACGGAAGCCTCTCGCGCGGTGTCCCCGTGGAGCTGCCACCGCGCCCCCCCTTCCGGGAACTCGTCGCCTGGTTGCAGCGCCAGCAGCCCTGGCGCGCCGAGGAATACTGGCGGCGCGAGTTGGCGGGTTTGGCCGGACCACCGGCGACCTCCCTCGCCCCAGCCGGCGGGCAGCGACCGCTGGAGCATGCGCGGTATGCGGAACGAACGCTCGAGATGGCGCCGGCCACCACAATGGCGCTCCAGGAACTGGCGAGGACACACCGGCTCACGCTGAACACCCTGGTCCAAGGTGCGTGGGCACTGGTCCTGGCCAATGGCCCCCGCACCGAGGAGGTTGTCTTCGGGGTGACCGCGGCCGTGCGCCCCGTGGACCTCCCGGGTGTGGAGGACATGGTCGGGCACCTGATCAACACGCTTCCCACGCGCGTCCGGCTCGTACCGGGCACTCCCGTCCTCGAGTGGCTGGTCCAGTTGCAAGCGCAACAGGCCGAGCAGCGCCAGTTCGGCCACGTTCCACTCTCGACGTTGAGGCGTTGGACCGGGCTGCCGGACGACAGCCCCTTGTTCGACAGTGTCCTCCGCTTCGAGAACTACCCCATCCGCTTCGTCCTCGAGCGCACGGCGCCGGGGTTCACGGTAGAGGCCATGCGAATCATCGATCGCTGGCCCTACCCGCTGTCACTCGTGGCAGTCCCGGGCCCACCACTGAGGCTCGAACTCGGCTGGCAGCGCGATCGGATTGACGAAGACACGGCCACCCGTGCGCTGGCGCAAATGCAGTACGTGCTCGAGCGTCTCCTCGGGGACCCCGGACAGAGACTCTGTGCGTTGATGGAGGGACTCCAGGAGTGGGCGCCCCCGGCGCGGGTTGAATCAGGTAGCGGCGTCTGA